One part of the Aspergillus luchuensis IFO 4308 DNA, chromosome 5, nearly complete sequence genome encodes these proteins:
- a CDS encoding BTB/POZ domain-containing protein (COG:S;~EggNog:ENOG410PT2C;~InterPro:IPR000210,IPR013087,IPR011333;~PFAM:PF00651;~go_function: GO:0005515 - protein binding [Evidence IEA]) has translation MREDGKFSDLLVRCQSSTFHVHCCIVCPQSPFFDKAANGNFEESESRVINIHDDPFIVSKLFDFLYRADYDDSPDDTDGPGADNESAANQEGISPTERISQDALSRQWRRAQTNVQIYIIADKYMIEGLKDISKRKLNSNMENNWDDCGFLTVVSDVYGSQCPPRSDLREIIIRFALRHLGTLQTFRQFDDARKEYPEFVYELSTALIERVVELEKRTCDNQIVKPSIFRSVPVPSVRQTPRHFYCGLCTRSFESRTGLRQHDSAVHSWCTDCGQPFRSPEKARKHRLSRHGGF, from the exons ATGCGAGAAGATGGGAAGTTCTCAGATCTCCTAGTCAGATGCCAATCTTCAACCTTCCACGTTCATTGCTGCATTGTGTGCCCACAGTCGCCATTTTTCGACAAGGCAGCAAATGGTAATTTCGAG GAATCTGAATCCCGCGTCATCAACATTCACGATGACCCTTTCATCGTATCCAAGttgtttgattttctttACCGTGCGGACTACGATGACTCACCAGACGATACGGATGGTCCAGGTGCGGATAATGAATCTGCTGCGAACCAAGAGGGAATATCACCGACCGAGCGTATCTCCCAAGATGCTCTTTCAAGGCAGTGGAGGCGTGCACAGACCAATGTgcaaatctatattatagcCGATAAGTATATGATTGAAGGACTGAAAGATATATCCAAAAGAAAGTTGAACTCCAACATGGAAAATAACTGGGACGACTGCGGATTTCTCACGGTTGTCAGCGATGTCTATGGGTCTCAGTGTCCGCCAAGATCAGACCTACGTGAAATTATCATACGCTTCGCTCTTCGACATCTCGGTACGCTTCAGACATTCCGGCAGTTTGATGACGCCCGAAAAGAATACCCCGAGTTTGTGTATGAACTGTCCACGGCTTTGATAGAACGAGTTGTCGAACTGGAAAAGAGAACATG TGACAATCAGATTGTTAAGCCGAGTATCTTCCGCTCTGTTCCTGTTCCATCCGTGCGCCAAACGCCCAGACATTTCTACTGCGGGCTTTGTACTAGGTCTTTCGAGAGCAGAACTGGCCTTCGACAGCATGACAGCGCTGTACATAGCTGGTGCACTGATTGTGGACAACCATTCCGGTCGCCCGAAAAAGCTCGAAAACACCGCCTGagcagacatggtgggtTTTAG
- a CDS encoding uncharacterized protein (SECRETED:SignalP(1-18)), with protein MAMRELLFRLLSSHTAVAIEVEERRTPIFLSQHLEGASVIVYRLNGTGFLLLPMEPGCNRYGAFWSCNSTAPFVGPQFVAQLSCMSPPEMAVVAAFPCVTEGNGLLTPIWPQGPFALLAKDSDKLHCFYPSLKCTGHLRQEVLWLIAEVSEQ; from the exons ATGGCAATGCGGGAGCTGCTTTTCCGCTTACTATCGTCTCATA CGGCTGTCGCaattgaggttgaggagcgtAGGACGCCAATATTTCTTAGTCAGCACCTTGAAGGCGCTTCGGTGATCGTCTACAGGCTCAATGGCACTGGTTTCCTCTTGCTGCCGATGGAGCCAGGCTGCAACCGATACGGTGCCTTCTGGAGTTGCAACTCCACTGCGCCGTTTGTCGGTCCGCAATTTGTTGCTCAACTTTCGTGTATGTCCCCTCCAGAGATGGCAGTGGTCGCTGCTTTCCCATGCGTGACGGAAGGAAACGGGCTTTTGACACCCATCTGGCCACAAGGTCCTTTCGCTCTGCTGGCTAAGGATTCTGACAAGTTGCATTGTTTCTACCCATCGTTGAAATGCACTGGGCATCTTCGTCAGGAGGTGTTATGGTTGATCGCTGAAGTTTCTGAACAATGA
- a CDS encoding uncharacterized protein (COG:S;~EggNog:ENOG410PPVJ): protein MCSSVGIEYLHQDLITAEAIQICERFQGTAWRPGRQVMWSGVPRAIVQQWADAHGMQTLTTAMGPLMVHDHPQCRHLHKSKQRWSRYMHGASALFASHIAQDGGTVTVVTPPPPERFNPHGGTNYQAVEEPILKGERGSCCVKKIELVHPTVPGAEEFCYEIWPEDETDSWTAKFAEASKSAPHPQWRHPKPRRARL, encoded by the coding sequence ATGTGCTCGTCAGTGGGCATCGAGTATCTCCATCAAGACCTCATTACCGCAGAGGCGATCCAGATCTGCGAACGGTTCCAGGGAACCGCATGGCGGCCGGGCCGCCAGGTGATGTGGAGCGGCGTACCCCGTGCCATTGTTCAGCAATGGGCAGACGCACACGGGATGCAGACGCTAACCACGGCGATGGGCCCTCTCATGGTCCATGACCATCCGCAATGTCGGCATCTCCATAAATCGAAGCAACGTTGGAGCAGATATATGCACGGCGCATCGGCTCTTTTTGCCTCTCATATTGCACAAGACGGGGGAACAGTCACAGTCGTGacgcctccacctcccgaAAGATTCAACCCGCATGGAGGGACAAACTACCAAGCAGTCGAAGAGCCAATTttgaagggggaaagaggatCGTGCTGCgtcaagaagatcgaacTGGTGCACCCCACTGTGCCTGGCGCAGAAGAATTCTGCTATGAGATATGGCCTGAGGACGAGACCGACTCTTGGACTGCGAAGTTCGCCGAAGCTAGCAAGTCCGCTCCGCACCCTCAATGGAGGCATCCCAAACCAAGACGGGCAAGGCTATAG